One Hydrogenimonas thermophila genomic window, TTTTCATCTTTAATTTCCTACTTAAAAATATTTACTGACTATTAAAATATAAAAAAGCTTAAAACATATATAAAAAGCAATAATTTATTTAAACATAAAGATAAAATAGTGGAACAGTTAGAAGCACTTTATGAATCGACGCCGAAAGCTTTAAACTTTATAGAGAGAAAAATTTCTATATCAAATAAACACATAAATATCTATGGTCCTCCAAAGTCTGGAAAGACATGGCTTGTTTTAGACTATTTGACAAATATCCCAAAGAAAAAGCATATTTATATTGATCTTAATGATGTTAGATTAGATAAAAGTTCTCTTAATAAAAAGTTGCAAGATTTTATTGTAATAAATGATATTGATGTAGTTGCTATTGATCATTATGATGACTCTATAGGTTTGCCCAAATGTAAACAGTTAATTGTCATTTCACAAAAACCGCTTTTTTTGTCAACTCTTTCTTCATTACTTCTTCAACCACTTGACTTTGAAGAGTACTTGGCATTCGAAAAGCGTCACATACATCTTGAACACTCATTTTCTCTCTATCTTCGTACAGGTTCTTTACCTGAAATGGCAACTGTGCATGAGACACTACTTACCAAAAACCTTCATCAAATAATGAGAACAACTTTCCCTGAACAAAGTGAACAGAACTTTTTTCGTACACTTGCAAAATTTTTAGGTAAACCATTAACTGCGAACCAACTATACACAACTCTAAAAAAAGAGCATAAATTCTCTAAAGATCGAGTCTACAAAACAATTAAAGAGTGGGAAGATAGACAAATCATTAAATGGGTTAAAAAATTCAATCAACCAAAAGCTGCAAAAAGACTATTACTATATGACTTTGCTTTACCAGCATCAATGTATTTTGAAAAATCTCTTATGGGACAACTCTACTCAATAGCAGCCAATAAAATGCTTCA contains:
- a CDS encoding ATP-binding protein; translation: MEQLEALYESTPKALNFIERKISISNKHINIYGPPKSGKTWLVLDYLTNIPKKKHIYIDLNDVRLDKSSLNKKLQDFIVINDIDVVAIDHYDDSIGLPKCKQLIVISQKPLFLSTLSSLLLQPLDFEEYLAFEKRHIHLEHSFSLYLRTGSLPEMATVHETLLTKNLHQIMRTTFPEQSEQNFFRTLAKFLGKPLTANQLYTTLKKEHKFSKDRVYKTIKEWEDRQIIKWVKKFNQPKAAKRLLLYDFALPASMYFEKSLMGQLYSIAANKMLQNYPDVSYTETMDLYEPTTNQAILLSPFANPQSSAAKVSKLINEIETLKIKSITILTIANSFDFEFEKINVNAKPFYEWIIEE